A portion of the Stigmatella aurantiaca DW4/3-1 genome contains these proteins:
- a CDS encoding efflux RND transporter permease subunit, producing the protein MFVDFFIRRPVFAAVCSIVLTLVGLIAIPTLPISQYPDLAPPQVTVTSTYVGASAEVVESAVTIPLEQELNGVEGMRYISSTSANDGTSQITITFEPTRDIEVAAVDVQNRVSRASARLPSQVNQTGIVVNKASSQMLLTLGLSSPDNRYDAKFLSNYADVNLKDAIKRVRGVGEVRIFGERKFSMRLWLDPTSMASRGLTPQDVVRALQEQNLQVAAGQVGQPPSSEEQPYQMAVRAHGRLIEPEEFGEIVLQRSADGRLVRMKDVGRVELGAENYGTIMRFNGKTGVGIAIFQLPTANALDVRDGVVKEMDRLAQQFPPGLEYQTGNDTTLAVRASVNEVIHTLIEAIALVILVIFLFLHGWRSVLITALTLPVSLVGTFAFVYLMGFSINTLTLFGLTLATGLVVDDAIVVIENIERLMAEKGLSPLKAASEGMKEVSGAVVAISIVLVAVFIPVALFPGTTGSIYRQFALTIAVSVGLSTFCALTLTPALSARLLRHHHGQKWIFFRKVDEALDWTRDVYGRALHGLLKHPIIILAAFLLCIAGTVALFRAAPTGFIPDEDQGYMMITVQGPEGMSLAQTEKVLIEVENILKTLPEVKTVFSIGGFSFQGNGPNFATVFVPLHPWEQRTKPGQSVPALVEKLRGPLGAIGGARVLPFQPPAIRGVGNVGGFQFIIEDTAGGRTLDELAAATQELVAKGNEDGQLRGVFTSFNADTPLLDVEVDRQKAKALGVPIEQIFGTMQVYMGSQYVNDFNYANRTYRVYLQAEQQFRDSAQDIGGFYVRSEGGAMIPLESLVKVEPTVSAQVIRHYNLFRSAEINGQPTPGVSSGQALDVMDEIATANLPQGMSTEWTGISLEQKQSGGQTAIIFALGLLFVFLVLAAQYESFSLPFVIILSVPLAITGALGLQMARGFANDVFCQVGLVMLVGLASKNAILIVEFAEQLREKGKSTVDAVVEAASVRLRPILMTSIAFLLGVVPLMTASGAGAASRNSLGTAVFGGMLVSTVVNFVFIPGLYVLMQRLRGEVKRTTEEEAEISPAPSH; encoded by the coding sequence GTGTTCGTCGACTTCTTCATTCGTAGACCTGTCTTCGCCGCCGTCTGCTCCATCGTGCTGACGCTGGTGGGGCTCATTGCCATTCCCACGCTGCCCATCTCCCAGTATCCGGACCTCGCGCCGCCCCAGGTCACCGTCACCAGCACCTACGTGGGTGCGAGCGCCGAGGTGGTGGAGAGCGCCGTCACCATCCCGCTCGAGCAGGAGCTCAACGGTGTGGAGGGCATGCGCTACATCAGCTCCACCAGCGCCAACGACGGCACGAGCCAGATCACCATCACCTTCGAGCCCACGCGTGACATCGAGGTCGCCGCCGTCGATGTGCAGAACCGGGTGAGCCGTGCCTCGGCGCGCCTGCCCTCCCAGGTGAACCAGACGGGCATCGTCGTCAACAAGGCCTCCAGCCAGATGCTGCTGACGCTGGGCCTGTCGAGCCCCGACAACCGCTATGACGCGAAGTTCCTCAGCAACTACGCCGACGTGAACCTGAAGGACGCCATCAAGCGCGTCCGGGGCGTGGGCGAGGTGCGCATCTTCGGTGAGCGCAAGTTCTCGATGCGCCTGTGGCTGGATCCCACTTCCATGGCCAGCCGGGGCCTCACCCCCCAGGATGTGGTGAGGGCCCTCCAGGAGCAGAACCTCCAGGTGGCCGCCGGACAGGTGGGCCAGCCTCCATCGAGCGAAGAGCAGCCCTACCAGATGGCGGTGCGCGCGCACGGCCGGCTCATCGAGCCCGAGGAGTTTGGTGAGATCGTCCTGCAGCGCAGCGCCGACGGGCGCCTCGTGCGGATGAAGGACGTGGGCCGGGTGGAGCTGGGGGCGGAGAACTACGGGACGATCATGCGCTTCAACGGGAAGACGGGCGTTGGCATCGCCATCTTCCAGTTGCCCACCGCCAACGCGCTCGATGTGCGCGATGGCGTCGTCAAGGAGATGGACCGGTTGGCCCAGCAGTTTCCCCCGGGGCTCGAATACCAGACGGGCAATGACACCACGCTGGCGGTGCGGGCCTCCGTCAACGAGGTGATTCACACCCTGATCGAAGCCATCGCGCTGGTGATCCTCGTCATCTTCCTGTTCCTGCACGGGTGGCGCAGCGTGCTCATCACCGCGCTCACCCTGCCGGTGTCCTTGGTGGGCACCTTCGCCTTCGTGTACCTGATGGGCTTCTCCATCAACACGCTGACCCTCTTTGGCCTGACGCTGGCCACGGGCCTCGTCGTGGATGACGCCATCGTCGTCATCGAAAACATCGAGCGGTTGATGGCCGAGAAGGGGCTGTCGCCCCTGAAGGCGGCGAGCGAGGGCATGAAGGAAGTGTCGGGCGCCGTGGTGGCCATCTCCATCGTGTTGGTGGCGGTGTTCATCCCCGTGGCGCTGTTTCCTGGCACCACGGGCTCCATCTACCGCCAGTTCGCGCTGACGATTGCCGTGTCCGTGGGCCTGTCCACCTTTTGCGCCCTGACCCTGACCCCGGCCCTCAGCGCCCGGCTGCTCAGGCACCACCATGGACAGAAGTGGATCTTCTTCCGCAAGGTGGATGAGGCACTTGACTGGACGCGAGACGTCTACGGCCGGGCCCTGCATGGGTTGCTGAAGCACCCGATCATCATCCTGGCCGCGTTTCTTCTGTGCATCGCGGGCACGGTGGCGCTCTTCCGCGCCGCGCCCACCGGCTTCATCCCGGACGAGGATCAGGGCTACATGATGATCACCGTCCAGGGGCCCGAGGGCATGTCGCTCGCTCAGACCGAGAAGGTTCTGATCGAGGTGGAAAACATCCTCAAGACGCTGCCCGAGGTGAAGACCGTCTTCTCCATCGGCGGGTTCTCCTTCCAGGGCAACGGCCCCAACTTCGCCACCGTCTTCGTGCCCCTGCATCCATGGGAGCAGCGGACGAAGCCAGGGCAGTCCGTGCCCGCGCTGGTGGAGAAGCTGCGTGGGCCGCTCGGTGCCATCGGTGGGGCGAGGGTGCTGCCGTTCCAGCCCCCGGCCATCCGTGGCGTGGGCAACGTGGGCGGTTTCCAGTTCATCATCGAGGACACGGCCGGAGGGCGCACGCTGGACGAGTTGGCCGCGGCCACCCAGGAACTGGTGGCCAAGGGCAATGAGGATGGCCAGTTGCGCGGTGTCTTTACCTCCTTCAACGCGGACACGCCGCTGCTGGATGTCGAAGTGGATCGTCAGAAGGCCAAGGCGCTCGGGGTTCCGATCGAGCAGATCTTCGGCACGATGCAGGTCTACATGGGCAGCCAGTACGTCAACGACTTCAACTACGCGAACCGCACCTATCGCGTGTACCTGCAGGCCGAGCAGCAGTTCCGTGACAGCGCGCAGGACATCGGTGGCTTCTACGTGCGCAGCGAGGGCGGGGCGATGATTCCGCTGGAGTCGCTGGTGAAGGTGGAGCCCACGGTGTCGGCCCAGGTCATCCGGCACTACAACCTGTTCCGCTCGGCGGAGATCAACGGCCAGCCAACGCCGGGCGTGTCCTCGGGCCAGGCGCTGGACGTGATGGATGAGATCGCCACGGCGAACCTGCCGCAGGGCATGAGCACGGAGTGGACGGGCATCAGCCTGGAGCAGAAGCAGAGCGGTGGGCAGACGGCGATCATCTTCGCGCTGGGCCTCTTGTTCGTGTTCCTGGTGCTGGCGGCGCAGTACGAGAGCTTCAGCCTGCCATTCGTCATCATCCTCTCGGTGCCCCTGGCGATAACAGGAGCGCTGGGCTTGCAGATGGCGCGAGGGTTCGCCAACGACGTCTTCTGCCAGGTCGGTCTGGTGATGCTGGTGGGTCTGGCCAGCAAGAACGCCATCCTCATCGTGGAGTTCGCCGAGCAGCTCCGCGAGAAGGGCAAGTCCACGGTGGACGCGGTGGTGGAAGCGGCGAGTGTACGCCTGCGGCCCATCCTGATGACCTCCATCGCCTTCCTCCTGGGCGTGGTGCCACTGATGACGGCGTCGGGCGCGGGTGCGGCTTCGCGTAACTCCCTGGGCACGGCGGTCTTCGGCGGAATGCTGGTGTCCACGGTGGTCAACTTCGTCTTCATCCCCGGCCTCTACGTGCTGATGCAGCGGCTGAGGGGAGAGGTGAAGCGGACCACGGAGGAAGAGGCGGAGATCTCCCCCGCGCCGTCGCACTGA
- a CDS encoding efflux RND transporter periplasmic adaptor subunit, with protein MRLVKRMRPLRVFAVGVFGAAWVAGAMGCAKPPAKAPPPPREIEVVNLAPSEVRDTGEYLGTLQSRQSVTLLPQVAGYVRAIHVKPGQKVEIGAPLIDVDARGESAAVENARAQRSSREVDLELARRTLARTEALHKEGLASVQELERVQAQVEAAEAASRAASAQLTQREVQLQFHVVRAPFAGTVGDIVVRVGDSVGLSTVLTSVAQADVLEVSVAVPSERARALRTDTPLELLDSRGKVLLTSTVFFVAPQADPRTQLVEVRAAFRNTVGLRPSELVRARIVYSTRHALQLPVLAVVRQSGQPFALVVREKEGKTVVERRPIQLGTLGEMAYVVESGLKEGEQVAVTSLQALRDGALVKVKPAAPIQMGKEVSVGGGGVVGGSR; from the coding sequence ATGCGACTGGTGAAAAGGATGCGTCCCCTGAGGGTGTTTGCTGTGGGTGTTTTCGGGGCAGCGTGGGTCGCAGGTGCCATGGGGTGTGCCAAGCCTCCGGCCAAGGCACCGCCGCCTCCGCGTGAGATCGAAGTCGTGAACCTGGCGCCCAGCGAGGTGCGCGACACCGGGGAGTACCTCGGGACACTCCAGTCGCGGCAGAGCGTCACCCTGTTGCCCCAGGTGGCTGGCTACGTGCGGGCCATCCACGTGAAGCCGGGCCAGAAGGTCGAGATAGGCGCGCCCCTTATCGATGTGGATGCGCGCGGCGAGTCGGCCGCGGTCGAGAACGCCCGTGCCCAGCGCAGCTCCCGGGAAGTGGATCTCGAGCTGGCGCGCCGCACGCTGGCTCGCACCGAAGCCCTCCACAAGGAGGGACTGGCAAGCGTCCAGGAGCTGGAGCGCGTCCAGGCCCAGGTCGAAGCCGCCGAGGCCGCCTCGCGGGCCGCCAGTGCCCAGCTGACCCAGCGGGAAGTGCAGCTCCAGTTCCACGTGGTGCGCGCCCCCTTCGCGGGAACCGTGGGCGACATCGTGGTCCGGGTGGGTGACTCGGTTGGGCTCTCGACGGTCCTGACCAGCGTGGCCCAGGCGGATGTGCTCGAGGTGAGCGTCGCGGTGCCCTCCGAGCGGGCCCGCGCGTTGCGGACCGACACGCCGCTCGAGCTCCTCGACTCCCGGGGCAAGGTGCTGCTGACCAGCACCGTCTTCTTCGTCGCGCCGCAGGCGGACCCCCGCACGCAGCTCGTGGAGGTCCGGGCCGCCTTCCGCAACACCGTGGGCCTGCGTCCCAGCGAGCTGGTGCGCGCGCGCATCGTCTACTCCACGCGCCATGCCCTGCAGTTGCCGGTGCTCGCGGTGGTGCGCCAGAGTGGCCAGCCCTTCGCGCTCGTGGTGCGCGAGAAGGAAGGCAAGACGGTGGTGGAGCGGCGGCCCATCCAGCTCGGGACCCTGGGGGAGATGGCCTACGTGGTGGAAAGTGGGCTGAAGGAGGGGGAGCAGGTGGCGGTCACCTCGCTGCAGGCGCTGCGGGATGGGGCGCTGGTGAAGGTGAAGCCGGCGGCGCCCATCCAGATGGGCAAGGAAGTCAGCGTGGGTGGCGGCGGAGTGGTTGGGGGCAGCCGCTAG
- a CDS encoding TolC family protein has product MLVPAPPAARQVSSWDEALGMLRERSSDLRIAQTNVQRAGALWRQALSALLPNARLTGGIGHDLLNPDVPVLASSGSPVVGQVDGEKSPTAPLVSGTASLTQSLVNVSAWRALSAAGASEEGAKSNLQDVQRRLTLGLAQALVATVAAERTAELNRVGLRQALERAALTQRSFELGAGTQLDVVRVRQDVEVARASLISGDEQLRRAREALGLTLGLPEAVGVKTSFQLQGLVEQTRAECAPLKALSERPDLAAARSQVEAARDSKRQASAGYLPTLGLTSNLLAYTTDPGFGTVPTWSISAILSVPIWEGGLREGLVRERAALEAQASETLLRTGREAEVEVARARRSVEVSETLVKTAASAQELAERTDQLTRRAFEVGRGSSLELVQSGAALRQAQLALALREFELVQARLSAFLTEARCDW; this is encoded by the coding sequence ATGCTCGTCCCCGCGCCCCCCGCGGCGCGGCAGGTCAGCAGCTGGGACGAGGCCCTCGGGATGCTGCGCGAGCGCTCCTCGGACCTGCGGATCGCACAGACCAACGTCCAGCGCGCCGGGGCGCTGTGGCGCCAGGCCCTGTCGGCCCTCCTGCCCAATGCGCGCCTGACCGGGGGCATCGGACACGATCTGCTCAATCCCGATGTCCCCGTGCTGGCGTCCTCGGGAAGCCCCGTGGTGGGGCAGGTCGACGGAGAGAAGTCCCCGACTGCGCCGCTCGTGAGCGGTACCGCGTCGCTGACGCAGTCCTTGGTGAATGTCAGCGCCTGGCGCGCGTTGTCGGCCGCCGGTGCGAGCGAAGAGGGGGCCAAGTCGAACCTCCAGGATGTGCAGCGCCGCCTCACGCTGGGGTTGGCCCAGGCGTTGGTGGCCACCGTGGCCGCCGAGCGGACCGCGGAGCTGAACCGGGTGGGCTTGCGGCAGGCCCTGGAACGCGCCGCGCTCACCCAACGCTCTTTCGAGCTCGGGGCGGGCACCCAGTTGGACGTGGTCCGGGTGCGCCAAGATGTGGAGGTGGCGCGCGCCTCGCTCATCTCGGGAGACGAGCAGTTGCGCCGCGCCCGCGAGGCTTTGGGGCTGACGCTGGGCTTGCCCGAGGCAGTGGGGGTGAAGACGTCCTTTCAGCTCCAGGGCTTGGTGGAGCAGACCCGCGCCGAGTGTGCGCCGCTGAAGGCCTTGAGCGAACGGCCGGATCTGGCGGCCGCGCGTTCCCAGGTGGAGGCGGCGCGAGACAGCAAGCGTCAGGCCTCCGCGGGCTATCTGCCCACGCTGGGGCTCACCAGCAACCTGTTGGCTTACACCACCGATCCGGGCTTTGGGACCGTGCCCACCTGGAGCATCTCCGCCATTCTCTCGGTGCCCATCTGGGAAGGCGGCTTGCGAGAAGGGCTCGTCCGGGAGCGCGCGGCGCTCGAGGCGCAGGCGTCCGAGACGTTGCTGCGCACGGGCCGTGAGGCCGAGGTGGAGGTGGCGCGCGCCCGGCGGAGCGTGGAGGTGTCCGAAACCTTGGTGAAGACGGCGGCCAGCGCGCAGGAGCTGGCGGAGCGAACGGATCAGCTGACCCGCCGCGCCTTCGAGGTCGGCCGAGGCAGCAGCCTCGAGCTGGTTCAGAGCGGGGCGGCCTTGCGCCAGGCGCAGTTGGCGCTGGCCCTGAGAGAGTTTGAACTCGTGCAAGCGAGACTGAGTGCATTTTTGACGGAGGCCCGATGCGACTGGTGA
- a CDS encoding MarR family winged helix-turn-helix transcriptional regulator — MVVNNKHLHTRMTLAEQVASLRRTLHRFITRRLSKRTRRPFQQLLALKYIARQEARTQASLAERLMVDAPAASRLVDRLEDEGLVKRCAGVDRRCVRLEVTPASQEHLDVLSEAAEWVDVEASRHLSVTELSELKRLLEKVQTGMSQSLDASCSDTESLDKVE; from the coding sequence ATGGTTGTCAACAACAAGCATCTTCATACGCGGATGACCCTCGCCGAGCAAGTGGCATCTCTGCGTCGAACTTTGCACCGGTTCATCACCCGCCGGCTGAGCAAGCGAACGCGGAGGCCTTTTCAGCAATTACTGGCTTTGAAGTACATCGCCAGACAGGAGGCGCGCACCCAGGCGTCCCTGGCGGAGCGGCTCATGGTGGACGCGCCCGCGGCCAGCCGGCTGGTCGATCGGCTGGAGGACGAAGGGCTTGTGAAGCGCTGCGCGGGGGTGGACCGGCGCTGTGTGCGCCTGGAAGTCACTCCGGCCTCTCAGGAACACTTGGACGTGCTGAGCGAGGCGGCCGAATGGGTCGATGTCGAGGCGAGCCGTCACCTGTCCGTGACAGAGCTGAGCGAGCTGAAGCGCCTCCTGGAGAAGGTGCAGACCGGGATGAGCCAGAGCCT
- a CDS encoding class I SAM-dependent methyltransferase: MNAEAPAPLAVTTSANPDPPLIAQARTAASAWAVPFFPRKPGEGVADWLGSRTEALIVFGRDGVTLRDAEGQHAFHGGMAHLRRLRLADGAPDTFVRMADLRPGDAVLDCTLGLGQDAIVAALAVGPQGRVVGLEKRLPLYAIVSEGLKTYALGPDSCRVEAVHADASAYLRTLPSHAFDIVFFDPMFSRPRKAQPGFDVLRRFADYAPLTPDMLEEAERVARRWVVVKGAKYSDDLKKLGLTPEPGSRHTDVVWGRRRVGGA, translated from the coding sequence GTGAATGCCGAGGCTCCGGCGCCCCTCGCGGTGACCACCAGTGCCAATCCGGACCCACCGCTCATCGCTCAGGCCCGCACGGCCGCGAGCGCATGGGCGGTTCCTTTTTTCCCTCGCAAGCCCGGTGAGGGCGTCGCGGATTGGTTGGGCTCCCGGACCGAGGCGCTCATCGTCTTCGGACGGGACGGCGTGACACTCCGGGACGCGGAGGGCCAGCACGCCTTTCACGGAGGGATGGCGCACTTGCGCCGGCTCCGGCTGGCCGACGGGGCGCCGGATACCTTCGTTCGCATGGCGGACCTGCGCCCCGGAGATGCGGTGCTCGATTGCACCTTGGGGTTGGGGCAGGACGCCATCGTGGCGGCGCTGGCGGTGGGGCCCCAGGGGAGGGTGGTGGGACTGGAGAAGCGCCTGCCCCTCTACGCCATCGTTTCCGAGGGGCTGAAGACCTATGCGCTGGGTCCGGACTCGTGCCGGGTCGAGGCGGTGCACGCGGACGCGAGCGCGTATCTGCGCACGCTGCCTTCGCACGCCTTCGACATCGTCTTCTTCGATCCCATGTTCTCCCGTCCCCGGAAGGCGCAGCCCGGCTTCGATGTGCTCCGCCGATTCGCGGACTACGCCCCGCTCACCCCGGACATGCTGGAGGAGGCGGAGCGCGTGGCACGGCGGTGGGTGGTGGTCAAGGGAGCGAAGTACTCCGATGACTTGAAGAAGCTGGGCCTGACCCCGGAGCCGGGGTCTCGGCACACCGACGTCGTTTGGGGACGCAGGCGCGTGGGCGGCGCGTAG